The following coding sequences lie in one Metallumcola ferriviriculae genomic window:
- a CDS encoding TRAP transporter large permease: protein MSLILFGVFALLIILNIPVAVSLGLATLITIAATDTVPLMVVAQKMFTATDSFPLMAIPFFMIAGSLMEKGGISRRLIKFANTLIGSFHGGLALVTVMASMFFAAISGSSPATVAAIGSIMIPAMVKQGYSHDFATATQASSGYIGVIIPPSIPMVTYGVVTGASIGSLFMAGFLPGMLIGASLMLVAYLISRKQGYAGDSRATSREVFAAFIDAILALLMPIIILGGIYGGIFTPTEAANVAVVYGFIIGFFVYKELKWKDIPGVLRASAISSSMVMLIIATATAFGLLLTREMIPAKIASFFISFTDSTLVLLILINIMLLVVGTFLETNAAIIILAPIFYPVIVQMGIDPVHFGVIMVINLAIGMITPPLGVNLFVACGITKLSIERVIKANWLYLLISLVALGVITYIPAISLWLPTLLQ from the coding sequence ATGAGTCTAATTCTTTTTGGAGTATTTGCACTGTTAATCATTTTAAATATTCCGGTTGCAGTCAGCTTGGGTCTAGCTACCCTGATAACTATTGCGGCAACTGACACAGTGCCTTTGATGGTGGTAGCACAGAAAATGTTTACAGCAACAGATTCTTTTCCTCTGATGGCCATTCCCTTTTTTATGATTGCTGGAAGTCTGATGGAAAAAGGCGGTATATCTCGAAGGCTGATAAAGTTCGCCAATACATTGATAGGTTCTTTTCATGGTGGACTGGCATTGGTGACGGTCATGGCTTCAATGTTCTTTGCTGCTATTTCCGGTTCATCTCCAGCCACGGTTGCTGCTATTGGGTCAATTATGATTCCTGCGATGGTAAAGCAGGGTTATTCACATGACTTTGCGACTGCGACTCAAGCAAGTTCGGGCTACATTGGGGTGATTATTCCACCTAGCATTCCTATGGTTACCTATGGAGTTGTCACTGGAGCATCCATCGGTTCCCTATTTATGGCGGGTTTTCTACCCGGTATGTTAATAGGTGCTTCGTTAATGTTGGTGGCGTATTTAATTTCTAGAAAACAAGGGTATGCCGGTGACAGTAGAGCTACCTCAAGAGAGGTATTCGCAGCCTTTATAGATGCCATACTTGCTTTGTTGATGCCCATTATTATTCTTGGTGGCATTTATGGCGGCATATTTACGCCCACTGAAGCGGCAAACGTGGCAGTAGTTTACGGGTTTATTATTGGCTTTTTTGTCTACAAAGAATTGAAATGGAAAGATATTCCCGGGGTACTGCGTGCTTCCGCTATCAGTAGTTCCATGGTGATGCTGATAATTGCCACTGCAACTGCTTTTGGGTTGTTGTTGACTAGAGAAATGATACCTGCAAAGATAGCAAGCTTTTTTATCAGCTTTACTGACAGTACACTGGTGCTGCTGATTCTAATCAACATTATGTTACTTGTTGTAGGTACATTTTTGGAAACGAATGCCGCAATTATTATTCTAGCGCCCATTTTCTACCCGGTAATAGTACAAATGGGTATTGATCCTGTGCATTTTGGTGTAATTATGGTGATTAACCTGGCAATAGGTATGATTACTCCTCCCTTGGGGGTGAACCTTTTTGTGGCATGTGGCATCACAAAACTATCCATAGAACGTGTCATTAAGGCCAATTGGTTATATCTCCTAATATCTTTGGTAGCGCTTGGAGTAATAACCTATATTCCCGCGATTTCCTTATGGTTACCGACGCTATTACAGTAA
- a CDS encoding FAD-binding oxidoreductase, producing MQQSVISKLKSIVGKEDILTSKISREVYSYDSSPFIFEPDVVLFPESLEEVVEILQIAEKDAVPVVPRGAGTCLSGGAVPLNGGISLVLTKMTKILEVDTVNETALVEAGVPNLTLQKELQPVGFMFAPDPASQKVATIGGNVAECAGGIKGVKYGVTKDHVLGLEIVLAGGTVIHTGALAPAERFTPDLTGIFSGSEGTFGVITKCLVKLTKNPEAVRTMMAVFGSLDQAGEAVSTIIARGIIPTTLEIMDKNQLRAVDDFLHLGFPREAEAVLLLEVDGYEVEIDRQVDTISGIFQEKQASSVQRARDDAEREKLWLARRSGNGALGRIKPAYMVQDVTVPRHKLPEMLRFVSEMSNKYNIIITQMAHAGDGNLHPHLLYEPNDTEEYERVEKASREIFQKAIDMEGTLTGEHGIGLEKLPFMKMQFTQADLNFMEKVKRALDPNLSLNRGKVLEL from the coding sequence ATGCAGCAAAGTGTTATCAGTAAACTAAAAAGTATAGTAGGGAAAGAGGATATTCTTACTTCCAAGATTTCCAGAGAGGTTTATTCCTATGATTCATCTCCTTTTATCTTTGAACCTGACGTAGTGTTGTTCCCGGAAAGTTTAGAAGAAGTTGTAGAAATATTACAAATTGCAGAGAAGGATGCTGTCCCGGTTGTACCTAGGGGTGCGGGAACCTGTCTCAGCGGTGGGGCTGTTCCTCTCAACGGCGGTATCTCTCTGGTGTTAACAAAGATGACTAAGATACTGGAAGTTGATACGGTTAACGAAACTGCGCTGGTCGAAGCAGGGGTACCGAACCTTACCCTTCAGAAAGAATTGCAGCCCGTAGGTTTTATGTTTGCTCCAGACCCTGCCAGTCAAAAGGTGGCAACCATTGGCGGTAATGTGGCAGAGTGTGCTGGTGGTATCAAAGGAGTTAAATATGGAGTTACCAAAGACCATGTCCTTGGTCTGGAGATAGTTCTTGCCGGAGGAACGGTTATCCATACTGGCGCTTTAGCTCCCGCAGAGCGATTTACACCCGACTTGACCGGAATTTTTAGCGGCTCGGAAGGCACTTTTGGTGTAATTACTAAATGCTTGGTTAAGCTGACCAAAAACCCGGAAGCAGTTAGAACGATGATGGCGGTTTTTGGTAGTTTGGATCAGGCCGGAGAAGCAGTGTCTACCATTATCGCTCGGGGAATAATACCGACCACGCTAGAAATTATGGACAAGAATCAATTGCGGGCAGTGGATGATTTTCTTCATCTAGGTTTTCCTCGGGAGGCAGAGGCGGTCCTGCTGCTGGAGGTTGATGGCTATGAGGTAGAAATAGATAGACAGGTAGATACTATCTCAGGAATCTTTCAAGAAAAGCAGGCATCTAGCGTGCAGAGAGCACGCGATGATGCTGAGCGGGAAAAGCTCTGGCTGGCCAGGCGTTCAGGAAATGGGGCTTTAGGACGCATTAAACCGGCCTATATGGTCCAGGATGTAACAGTACCTAGGCATAAACTGCCTGAAATGCTGCGCTTTGTCAGTGAGATGAGTAATAAGTATAACATCATTATTACCCAAATGGCGCATGCGGGAGACGGCAATCTACATCCCCATCTTTTGTACGAACCGAACGATACCGAGGAGTATGAACGAGTAGAAAAAGCAAGTCGTGAAATATTCCAGAAAGCTATTGATATGGAAGGAACTCTAACAGGGGAACATGGGATTGGTCTTGAAAAACTGCCATTTATGAAGATGCAGTTCACTCAGGCGGATTTAAACTTTATGGAAAAGGTTAAGAGAGCGTTGGATCCTAACTTAAGTTTAAATAGGGGTAAGGTGTTAGAACTTTAA
- a CDS encoding FAD-binding oxidoreductase has product MNKAQKIIAKNAEEIVETVLDANEKGFALVPCGKGSIVKRIINLSDKKPPAFLSMEAMNTVEEFERNNLSITVQAGITLKELQDRLEGDNLFLPVTTENYGHRTVGSLVVENAAGYEQYAYGTIQDYILGLRFVTPYGELVKTGGKTVKNVSGYDFTRLFARSWGTLGIITSVTFKLRPLPEKRTAVIFDVTSLEQAIEIINEIIANKVSAATLRAYNHEGWKLVVGLAGFHETVDDHSERIRQIAQRTTMTKLECTKVNEFWQNYFADCPQSRFAIIGKGDKRVLTDMAVSLDREGLLKNAGFSEVDFGAGRLLINASPPNKLNIQQFIESHIVSQQPEKFIFNFQEKQPGLVYQRLKSALDPNRIMFPNNRLISGDSHACQ; this is encoded by the coding sequence ATGAATAAGGCGCAAAAGATTATTGCAAAGAATGCTGAGGAAATTGTGGAGACAGTATTGGATGCTAATGAGAAAGGGTTCGCCCTGGTGCCTTGCGGGAAGGGCAGTATCGTCAAAAGAATAATCAACCTTTCCGACAAGAAACCCCCGGCTTTTCTGTCCATGGAAGCAATGAACACAGTGGAAGAATTTGAAAGGAATAACCTTTCTATTACGGTTCAGGCCGGCATAACACTAAAAGAATTACAGGATAGATTAGAAGGGGACAATCTATTTTTACCGGTTACTACAGAAAATTATGGGCATAGGACAGTGGGAAGTTTAGTTGTTGAAAACGCCGCGGGTTACGAGCAGTATGCTTATGGCACAATTCAAGACTATATTCTGGGATTAAGATTTGTGACACCCTATGGGGAGCTGGTGAAAACCGGTGGAAAGACAGTTAAAAATGTGAGTGGTTACGATTTCACCAGGTTATTTGCCCGTTCTTGGGGCACCTTGGGAATTATCACCTCCGTGACTTTCAAATTAAGGCCGCTGCCGGAAAAAAGGACAGCAGTGATTTTCGATGTCACCTCTTTGGAGCAAGCAATTGAAATTATCAACGAAATCATTGCCAACAAAGTTTCCGCTGCGACCCTAAGAGCTTATAATCATGAAGGGTGGAAGCTAGTGGTAGGATTAGCGGGTTTCCACGAAACTGTAGATGACCATTCGGAAAGAATCCGGCAGATTGCGCAGAGAACCACAATGACAAAACTCGAATGTACTAAGGTAAATGAGTTTTGGCAGAATTACTTTGCTGACTGCCCTCAGTCCAGATTCGCCATTATAGGTAAAGGTGATAAGAGGGTTTTAACCGATATGGCTGTTTCTCTAGATAGGGAAGGACTTTTGAAAAACGCTGGTTTTAGTGAAGTTGACTTTGGTGCAGGGCGGTTACTCATAAATGCATCACCGCCAAATAAATTAAATATCCAACAATTCATCGAATCACATATTGTTTCACAACAACCTGAAAAATTTATTTTCAATTTCCAAGAGAAACAACCGGGATTGGTTTATCAGCGGCTTAAAAGTGCCCTTGATCCCAATCGGATAATGTTTCCCAACAACAGACTTATAAGTGGTGATAGCCATGCTTGCCAATGA
- a CDS encoding (Fe-S)-binding protein produces MLANELEKKIRSCNRCGFCQDVCPTYRYTKNEAALARGRVRLARTVLEGKYNWGEEKEITEHIKTCLLCKACVTNCPSSVATDEIVMEARKEINYAAGLNLFHKLVYRGLLSDQKRLKAAGSLARFYDNSGTRWLVKNSGLLNSVKKLKHMENILPMGLKSTLRSRLPRIMIEVKKPKLRVGYFAGCATNTFFGDIGEAAVLYLQKHGCEVEVPPIQCCGGPHQSAGDFEEAQRLARENIHTFLEKDYDFIISDCATCTGTLKEYEKIFANDENMQHKAKQFSDLVMDLNAFVVKNELIGKSAGDINKKVTYHDPCHAIRGMGVKDEPREILSGISGLDFVEMKEADVCCGGAGSYCFVHQEVSSGILEAKIENFIQTGADILATSCPACTMQLYSGLRKSGVAAQIKHPIQLLAESEGLL; encoded by the coding sequence ATGCTTGCCAATGAACTAGAAAAAAAAATTCGCAGCTGTAATCGCTGTGGCTTCTGCCAAGACGTGTGCCCTACGTACCGTTATACTAAAAATGAAGCAGCTTTGGCCAGAGGCCGAGTGCGGTTAGCACGGACGGTTTTAGAGGGTAAGTACAATTGGGGAGAAGAAAAAGAGATTACAGAACATATTAAAACCTGCTTGCTCTGTAAAGCTTGTGTTACTAATTGTCCTTCTTCGGTTGCTACAGACGAAATAGTCATGGAAGCCCGCAAAGAAATAAACTATGCCGCTGGGTTAAACCTTTTTCATAAGCTTGTGTACAGGGGACTACTATCAGACCAAAAAAGGCTAAAAGCGGCCGGGTCATTGGCCAGATTTTATGATAACAGCGGTACGCGTTGGTTGGTCAAAAACAGCGGCCTGTTGAATTCGGTAAAGAAGTTGAAGCACATGGAAAATATTTTACCCATGGGCTTGAAGTCAACATTACGAAGTAGACTACCGCGAATAATGATAGAAGTTAAGAAACCCAAACTGAGAGTGGGATATTTTGCAGGATGTGCCACTAACACCTTTTTTGGAGATATCGGTGAAGCTGCAGTATTATACTTACAGAAGCACGGGTGTGAGGTAGAAGTACCGCCAATTCAGTGCTGCGGCGGCCCTCACCAAAGTGCGGGCGACTTTGAGGAAGCGCAAAGATTGGCTCGGGAAAACATCCATACTTTTCTAGAAAAAGATTACGATTTTATTATTAGCGACTGTGCTACATGTACCGGTACTCTGAAAGAGTATGAAAAAATATTTGCTAACGATGAAAATATGCAGCATAAGGCCAAGCAGTTTAGTGACCTAGTGATGGATTTAAATGCATTTGTCGTTAAGAATGAGCTGATTGGTAAAAGTGCCGGAGACATAAATAAAAAAGTTACTTACCATGACCCTTGTCATGCGATCAGGGGGATGGGGGTAAAAGACGAACCCAGGGAAATTTTATCCGGTATCTCCGGTCTGGATTTTGTGGAAATGAAGGAAGCTGACGTGTGCTGCGGCGGCGCAGGCTCATACTGTTTTGTTCACCAAGAAGTATCATCAGGAATACTTGAGGCCAAAATCGAAAATTTCATACAGACGGGTGCAGATATTCTGGCTACATCCTGTCCCGCGTGTACGATGCAGTTATATTCTGGGTTAAGAAAGAGTGGCGTAGCAGCACAAATAAAACATCCAATACAGTTGTTGGCTGAGAGCGAAGGATTGTTATAA
- a CDS encoding lactate racemase domain-containing protein encodes MSIFPKMVKVKLHYKTPELDDISAELKRQLQESTVNIKSGAKIGIAVGSRGIYKTHEFVKTLIAFLKEKGAQPVIIPAMGSHGGANSDGQKEVLAGYGISEEEMGVPVQASMTTIYVGTIDEDVPVYFDKIASTLDGIILLNRVKPHTDFHAEYESGLMKQMVIGLGNHKGAQNVHSYGIYGLKELIPQSARLILEKMPILMGVAIIENAKDHTAEIHVVEAEEIPKTEPMLLEKAKDLMPYLPFKHIDLLVVQEVGKNISGVGIDPNITGRTFIRFAESEQNFINRIVCLDLTPESHGNALGIGIADVVPQRIYDKIDFKATYANVITSGFLERGFIPIVQGNDYKALKVALKCCGRKVTPENAKVVQIKNTLQLEEIYISEALLKEIKSEITWDIEEKFSYKFSDKGDLLHLLR; translated from the coding sequence ATGAGTATTTTTCCAAAGATGGTTAAGGTAAAGCTACATTATAAAACGCCGGAGCTAGATGATATAAGCGCTGAGTTAAAAAGACAGCTGCAAGAAAGCACTGTAAATATAAAAAGTGGTGCCAAAATAGGAATTGCCGTAGGCAGCCGCGGGATTTATAAAACGCATGAATTTGTGAAAACATTGATTGCCTTTTTAAAAGAGAAGGGCGCTCAGCCTGTAATTATTCCGGCCATGGGCAGCCACGGCGGGGCTAATTCGGATGGACAGAAAGAAGTTCTTGCCGGGTACGGTATTTCCGAAGAAGAGATGGGAGTGCCGGTACAAGCTTCTATGACAACAATTTATGTAGGTACCATTGACGAGGATGTTCCCGTATACTTTGATAAGATTGCCTCCACCCTGGATGGTATAATCCTTTTAAATAGGGTTAAACCGCACACGGATTTCCATGCTGAATATGAAAGCGGCTTAATGAAGCAGATGGTGATAGGATTGGGTAACCATAAGGGGGCGCAAAACGTTCACAGTTACGGTATTTACGGCTTAAAGGAATTAATTCCTCAGTCGGCCCGACTCATCCTAGAAAAAATGCCCATTTTAATGGGTGTTGCCATTATCGAGAATGCTAAAGATCACACTGCAGAAATTCATGTTGTTGAAGCTGAAGAAATCCCCAAAACGGAGCCGATGCTTCTTGAGAAAGCAAAGGACCTGATGCCATACCTTCCTTTTAAGCACATCGATTTACTAGTTGTCCAGGAAGTTGGCAAAAATATAAGTGGTGTTGGGATAGACCCTAACATTACTGGCAGGACTTTTATTCGGTTTGCTGAGAGCGAACAGAACTTTATCAACCGGATTGTATGCCTCGACCTGACCCCTGAAAGTCATGGGAATGCATTGGGCATAGGCATTGCAGATGTAGTCCCCCAAAGAATCTATGACAAAATAGACTTTAAGGCGACTTATGCTAATGTAATCACCAGCGGCTTCTTGGAAAGGGGATTTATCCCTATAGTACAGGGCAATGACTACAAGGCTTTAAAAGTGGCATTAAAATGCTGTGGACGAAAGGTTACGCCTGAAAACGCTAAGGTAGTACAAATTAAGAATACACTACAATTGGAAGAAATCTATATCTCTGAAGCACTTTTAAAGGAGATTAAAAGTGAAATAACTTGGGATATTGAGGAGAAATTTTCCTACAAGTTTTCCGATAAAGGTGACCTTTTACATCTATTGAGGTAA
- a CDS encoding MerR family transcriptional regulator: protein MDDKYKIGELAEKAGVTRRTIHYYIGKGLLPPAEGAGVNSHYNEEHLARIELIKLMQQKYLPLDRIKKGLAQLSFAEVKEKIASLKAERHVMISEAVPPQEVPKPKPPEALRYLKLEPGLGIEISIPEEVYQDYPELVKSINIHVRKLIVEEK, encoded by the coding sequence ATGGATGATAAATATAAAATCGGCGAGTTAGCAGAAAAGGCAGGGGTTACCCGGAGGACTATTCACTACTATATCGGCAAGGGATTGCTCCCCCCTGCTGAAGGTGCCGGGGTAAACAGCCACTATAATGAGGAGCATTTGGCACGAATTGAGTTGATTAAGCTGATGCAGCAGAAATATTTGCCTTTAGACAGGATTAAAAAGGGTCTTGCGCAGCTTTCTTTTGCTGAAGTAAAGGAAAAGATCGCTTCTTTAAAAGCGGAACGTCACGTGATGATAAGCGAGGCAGTACCCCCACAAGAGGTGCCTAAACCTAAACCCCCGGAAGCTTTACGGTATTTGAAGTTGGAGCCCGGATTAGGGATTGAAATAAGTATACCAGAAGAGGTTTATCAGGATTACCCTGAGCTGGTAAAGAGTATTAACATCCACGTCCGTAAGCTAATTGTGGAAGAGAAATAA
- a CDS encoding VIT domain-containing protein, with the protein MVLKRENVKNELPLQAVKLEGDVSGMVGEFSVTQVYENKGNRDLEVIYTFPLPDNAVVTGFEATVGDAEIKSEIREKAEAFKVYNDAVRRGDSALLVEQYRPNIFQISLGQVQPGDKITVTLAYLQELSFVDREIRMTIPTVVAPRYIPGVPAGKRQGLGTVPPTDRVPNADFITPPIGDVDYTLDIAILIDPPKPLDEVISPSHEIEVEESEGDKVKVYLSQGHCALDRDIIIACQCTEESSAKGMVYQKDDSGYILLSFVPDLAVPQEEVGKDYIFLIDISGSMAGVKLQQAKDALNLCLRNLSDLDSFNIIAFDDQYRCFSRDGSVSFNQKSLDRASHWINNLQCLGGTEIFEPIRYALSNSAREGSHILLLTDGQVGNEKEILGYVKKQRGRNTIFTFGVDTAVNEFFINELARVAGGKPEFIFPGERIEDKVLRQFARVNSPIVEDVEIDWGELVVSDVYPDTLPRLFDMEPLLVTAKYQGKLTGDISIKGKVQGEECRTLVNLSEVSQDIRFSYLEKFWAAGKIKFLEDTLLHVNPRREDTVKQEIIDLSIDCGIGSSLTSFVAVHERKTKAKGFPETVVMPVAAPRGWGMFDDSYGEVSLDKVMCEDTSFNEVIYQCVSPSISERSVPEFDTEIYEDIERNESGIEDTLRKLALSQRADGSFIDGEDDDDLKKVGTTALAVAALVISTNKGLYKRQLRKAVKYLLKVAETAWDRKEQEHLKTYAMTLFALRSTAVYGVLANEINSVIRSKVLEVGSDYLQNMIDSEEVKYIEGEEIKVQLLPDTAYAFFSKMSLPDYDSKLCSGLAWQYIDLVKQKLPERIGS; encoded by the coding sequence ATGGTCTTGAAAAGAGAGAATGTAAAAAATGAACTCCCGCTGCAAGCGGTGAAACTTGAGGGCGATGTGTCAGGAATGGTGGGGGAGTTTTCTGTTACTCAGGTTTATGAAAACAAGGGTAATCGGGACCTAGAAGTTATTTACACTTTTCCATTGCCGGATAATGCTGTGGTGACAGGTTTTGAGGCAACGGTTGGGGATGCAGAGATAAAGTCTGAGATCAGGGAGAAGGCAGAGGCGTTTAAAGTTTATAATGATGCCGTACGCAGGGGAGATTCGGCGTTATTGGTAGAACAGTATCGCCCCAATATCTTTCAAATTTCCCTAGGGCAGGTGCAGCCCGGTGATAAGATCACAGTGACTTTAGCCTATCTCCAAGAGCTTAGCTTTGTTGACCGGGAGATAAGGATGACTATTCCAACTGTTGTGGCACCACGTTATATTCCGGGTGTACCGGCAGGTAAGCGTCAGGGGTTGGGTACTGTCCCGCCGACAGACAGGGTCCCCAATGCAGATTTTATTACGCCGCCAATAGGCGATGTGGATTATACCCTGGATATTGCAATATTGATAGATCCGCCTAAACCGTTGGACGAAGTGATATCACCTTCTCATGAGATCGAAGTGGAAGAAAGCGAAGGGGATAAAGTTAAGGTGTATCTATCCCAAGGGCACTGCGCCTTGGACAGGGATATTATAATAGCATGCCAATGCACTGAAGAAAGTTCTGCCAAAGGCATGGTTTACCAAAAAGATGACTCAGGATATATTTTACTTAGCTTTGTACCTGACTTAGCAGTACCTCAAGAAGAAGTAGGGAAGGATTATATTTTTCTTATCGACATATCTGGTTCTATGGCGGGGGTTAAACTCCAGCAGGCTAAGGATGCACTGAATTTGTGTTTGCGCAACCTTTCTGATTTGGATAGTTTCAACATTATCGCCTTCGATGATCAGTACCGGTGTTTCTCCCGGGATGGGAGTGTGTCTTTTAACCAAAAGAGCTTAGATCGGGCGAGCCACTGGATCAACAACCTGCAGTGCCTGGGTGGTACGGAGATTTTTGAACCCATCAGATACGCATTGTCAAACAGTGCCCGGGAAGGGTCCCATATTCTCCTACTCACTGACGGGCAAGTGGGCAATGAAAAGGAAATATTGGGCTATGTCAAAAAGCAGCGGGGCAGAAACACCATCTTTACCTTTGGCGTCGACACTGCAGTCAACGAATTTTTTATCAATGAACTGGCCCGGGTGGCCGGCGGTAAACCTGAGTTTATCTTCCCGGGTGAGCGCATAGAAGATAAGGTTCTGCGCCAGTTTGCCCGGGTTAATTCTCCCATTGTCGAAGATGTAGAAATTGACTGGGGAGAGCTTGTGGTTTCTGATGTCTACCCGGATACACTTCCCAGGCTATTTGATATGGAGCCGCTGCTAGTTACCGCCAAGTACCAGGGTAAATTGACTGGTGATATCTCCATTAAGGGGAAAGTGCAGGGAGAAGAGTGTAGAACCTTGGTGAATTTAAGTGAAGTATCACAGGATATTCGTTTTAGCTATTTAGAAAAGTTTTGGGCAGCGGGAAAGATTAAATTCTTGGAAGATACCCTGCTCCACGTCAATCCCCGCCGGGAGGATACAGTCAAGCAAGAAATCATTGATCTTTCTATTGATTGCGGTATCGGCTCCTCGCTGACTTCATTTGTGGCGGTACATGAACGCAAGACTAAAGCTAAGGGGTTTCCGGAAACAGTGGTGATGCCGGTAGCTGCCCCTAGAGGTTGGGGAATGTTTGATGATAGTTATGGTGAGGTATCATTGGATAAAGTAATGTGTGAAGATACAAGCTTTAACGAAGTTATTTATCAGTGTGTTTCGCCTTCAATTTCAGAAAGAAGTGTACCAGAATTTGATACGGAAATATATGAAGATATTGAAAGAAATGAGTCCGGTATAGAGGATACTTTACGTAAGCTTGCCTTAAGCCAGCGGGCAGACGGAAGTTTTATTGACGGAGAGGACGACGATGACCTTAAAAAGGTAGGAACCACGGCCCTGGCAGTGGCAGCGTTGGTGATATCTACTAATAAGGGGCTTTACAAACGGCAGCTGCGTAAGGCAGTTAAATATCTGCTGAAGGTTGCGGAGACCGCATGGGATAGAAAAGAGCAAGAGCATCTCAAGACCTATGCAATGACGCTTTTTGCATTGAGATCTACAGCTGTTTATGGGGTCTTGGCCAACGAAATAAATAGTGTCATACGCAGCAAGGTACTTGAAGTTGGCTCTGATTACTTACAGAATATGATTGATTCCGAAGAAGTGAAGTACATTGAAGGAGAAGAAATCAAAGTTCAATTGCTCCCTGATACTGCCTATGCATTTTTCAGTAAAATGTCTCTACCTGATTATGACAGCAAATTGTGCTCGGGGCTGGCATGGCAATACATTGATCTGGTAAAGCAAAAGCTGCCGGAACGGATAGGCAGCTGA
- a CDS encoding DegV family protein, giving the protein MNKIALVTDSTADLPKDYASRLNINVVPLKILFGQEAYLDGVDLTPDQFFSKLETSPILPQSSQPSPSQFAAVYESLLKKYSDIISIHVSSNLSGTINSALAAKEKLQAKIHIVDSASVTLGIGLQIAEAVQCIKDGLDAPTIIKRISKARQNTEVLFALDTLKYLTKGGRVGKLSGLAGSILNIKPIGRISEDGNLAPFLKARSQRKALDSMVKSFKEFSHERKTKAVRIAVGHARAADSAVKLRESLENLFGVKTTIFTEVGSVVGTHAGPGTVGAAVQYE; this is encoded by the coding sequence ATGAATAAAATCGCATTGGTTACCGACAGTACAGCTGATTTACCCAAAGATTATGCTTCACGTCTTAACATTAATGTAGTACCGTTGAAAATATTGTTTGGTCAAGAAGCGTATCTTGATGGCGTAGACCTTACGCCCGACCAATTTTTTAGCAAACTGGAAACATCGCCGATATTGCCTCAATCTTCCCAACCATCGCCGTCACAGTTTGCTGCAGTATACGAATCTTTATTAAAAAAATACTCAGACATCATTTCAATCCATGTCTCCAGTAACCTTAGCGGCACCATCAATAGCGCCCTAGCAGCAAAGGAAAAGCTACAAGCAAAAATCCATATTGTCGATTCTGCATCAGTAACCCTGGGCATTGGGCTGCAGATTGCTGAAGCGGTTCAATGTATTAAGGACGGCCTGGATGCCCCGACCATCATAAAAAGAATATCTAAGGCAAGGCAAAATACCGAGGTGCTTTTTGCTTTAGACACATTGAAATACCTTACCAAAGGAGGAAGGGTAGGGAAACTTTCCGGTTTGGCAGGTTCAATCCTAAATATAAAGCCTATTGGGCGCATCAGTGAAGACGGCAATCTCGCCCCCTTCTTAAAAGCTCGGAGTCAAAGAAAAGCACTGGACAGCATGGTTAAAAGTTTTAAAGAATTTTCTCATGAAAGAAAGACAAAGGCAGTAAGAATAGCGGTCGGCCACGCCCGGGCAGCAGATTCCGCCGTTAAACTAAGAGAATCCTTGGAGAATTTATTTGGCGTTAAGACCACTATCTTTACCGAAGTTGGCTCAGTGGTAGGTACCCACGCCGGCCCCGGTACAGTTGGTGCCGCAGTTCAGTACGAGTAG